The nucleotide sequence TttcaaataaccagagtaaaagagggctggaggcatgagtcaagtggtagagcacccacctagcaagtatgaagccccaagttcacaacccactaccatcaaaaaaattttttaaattataacaaCCCCCTACATGGTGCTATGTGCCAGACATTCATGAGCACTTTGTATGCATTGACATTTAACCATCTTGACAACCTAGCTAGGGAGATTCTGCTGTTTCAAAGATGGAGACAACAGATCTCTGAGAAGTTGAACAACTTGCCATAGTACGCATCAGATTAAACATATAAATGAGAAGTTAAATATTAtggcaataaaagaaaatacaggacaaaatagaaaaaaatgtgtctAAGTTGCCCTTAAACTACATTTGAATAGCACAAGCCAAAGGACAAAAGTTGATTAAAATTTTGGTATCAAAATTAAGGATTTGGGGCTTGGGGTGCagggcttgcctagtatgcacaagggcataggtttgatctccagcaccacaaaagaataataaaaatttctattCAACAAATGATAATACAAAGTAATATACAGATGCTACAATGATAGAAAACTATAGCATTAAACATTTAaatccagaatataaaaataattcttgctAATTAATAAGAAATGGTGgactgccaggtgccagtggctcacgcctataatcctagttacttgggagactgagatcgtggttcaaggccagcctgaacaaatagttttcgagaccccatcttcaaaataaccagagcaaaatgaactggaggggtggttcaagtagtagagtgtctgctttgcaagtgcgaaatcttgagttcaaactccagtcccacaaaaaaaattgaagaagaaagaaatgacagtgagcataataataaaaatggtcaTAAGTATGAACAGGTATAGGTAACTTGCAGAAGAAACTCAAACACCCACAGCAAGCATATCAATAGATGTTCAAACTCATCAGTAAGCAGAGAGAGGCAAAATGAAACAACCATGAGTGTCACTTGACTTTAAACTACCAAAGATTAGAAAGCACAGAAGGGCACATGTTGGTGAGCATGAGTGGAGAGGAACCTTTGTGCACAGTTAGGAGCAATGCAGACTGAACTCATTTCTACTCCCTATGACCCAGCACCTCCAGTGAAGTCTGAATGAGAATATTGCAGCTTCACTTTCAAGATCAGAGAGTTGGAGGCAATCTTTGGAGAGTAGGTAAGAAGGACGTAGAAGATAGGGTCTAGGAGTACTGGGCAGCAAGTAAAAGAAATGCATTGAACTAATCTAAATAGCAACATGGAAGATTTTACAAACCAAGTGATATGTTAAGAAAGTCAGAAATGGATGTGATctactgaaattaaaaacactACATACAAAACAGCAACACATATTTTTCATGACACATGAAAAGAAGATGAAGCACATAAAATGCCTTAGAAGGGACTTCTGGTTTTGGTTCTGATGAAATAACTGGTGTTGTAGTTACTTGCAATGGAAAAGCAATTATGACATGGGATGAAGTATGAGGCAACTGTTTTCAGGTGTGCAGTTGTGGGAAGTAGAGGATTACTATCCTTGAGAAAAGGGAAATACATACAGAAGTGGGTCCCTCATTCACCTTGACTCTGCCTGGGAACACTTTCTTGTGGTGGTGCAGGGGGTCAGAGCCCAGGCAGACCTGGGAATTCACAGAGCTGAGGAGACAGTGCTGGTCCTCAGCTGCTGAAGTAGCCGGAATTTCGGAGAAGGGTCCTGGGAGGAGGCCATCATGCAGAGCAGGGACTCAGTGGTCTCCATGGGGATTTTCTGCTGGGTCCCTGGCTAAAGGAAGGATTGTGAAGAGGAAAGTTAAGACTCCTTAGGGCATGGGAGAGAGCAATGGCTGAGCAGCTGAGAACTGAATGGAGGTGCCAGGGTTGGCATGGCCCTGGGAACAGTCAGGCTGTGGCCCCGTCAGGGTGGATAAAGCCTGCCACCTCTCATGTTTGGCACATGCCAGAATTCTTTGAAAGGCTTGTGACTCACACTTGAATTTTCTAGTTCAGTAGTTCTGAGGAAAGGCCTGAGAATTCATATTCTTTAACAATTTCCCAGATAATGCTGCGCATTTGGGGGACCACAACCCCAGAATGAAGACCAAGCTCCACAACTACGGTCAAAATTGAAATAGATACACCCTAACAAAGAGCAAAACTATGTCTGACAGGGCCAAAAGTATGCACTAATGATTTAACAAGCTGACAGAATGAAAGACAGTCAGTACTTTTTACAGGAAGATAATATAGATTCCCTGTAACATATTACCCCAGTGTTTATCCTACAATAAAAAATTGATTAAtgtgaaaaaaacaggaaaatttgatccataatttaaaaaaaaaatgtcaatagaGACAGATCCCCAAATGACTCCAATGTTGGGCTAGGCCCCAGGAACACAGGACCAtggcaggagaggggagggaggtggTCTGAAAGAGCTAAGGAGTCTTGGGGGGATGAGGAAGGCATGGTAGAGAGGAGTTGGATGTCCCATCAGATAAAGTTGGAGGAAGACTGTACCACTtgacttgttttatttcatttaaccttCAGAGAAGCCTCATAAGATGGGTATCTGgcttatcctcattttataatgATTTAATGCATTAGCAGTTAAGGACTTTAAATCAACTATTATAATTGGGAATTAAAAGAATGAACAGAtgtgaggctggtggagtggctcaagtggtagagcacctgactagcaagcaagaggccatgagttcaaacaccagtaaccaccagagagacagagagagagagatagagatagagatagagagagagagagagagagagagagagaatgagccaATGTGAAATACCAGTGGACAAGTGGAAACTACCtgaaagaatcaaatggaaattctagaactgaTAAGTGCAGTGTCTGAAGTAATTCATTGGTGATCTTAACAACATAGTAGATACAGTAGAAGAAAGATCAGTACATTTGAATATAAATTACTGGAAAATATCTTAAGAGCAAGAAggacaaaaattattttcaaagggaGATTTGAAACAATATTAAGCAGCTTTAATAATATACTGGAGTCCTTGAAAagttaatcagaaaaaaaaagtatttgaagaaaatgaatggCTCCAAATTTCTCAAGTTGGGGCAAAACATCAACTTAAAAATCCGATAAATTTCATGAATTCCAAGCAGGATAAACACAAAGAATggcaaaaatgctaaaaataaatgataggtACAATTCTTTAAAGTAATCAGAGAAAAAACATTGACACATTTTATGGGTGATATGATGATTGCTAACCTTCTATCAGAGATAATGGTGTCCAGATGACAATAGAATAAATATCTTTAcaatgctgaaagaaaatattgctGATGCAGAATAATCTGCTTTTCAAAACAAAATCCCTCAAAATGAGGGTGAAATAAggaaattttctaataaaaaaaagagccagCAGAATCTTTTACAACAGATCTATGCTCAAGATATACTAAAAGAAGTTATTCAGGATAATGCAAATTGACACCAGACAGAAACTTGGGTAAATATAAAAGAGGATATATTTTCTCCATGTAATGTCTTTAGAGactgtttaaaacaaaacaacactgtATTATGTTGGCTTTTATATATGTAGATGTGGAGTGTGATAGCAACAATAAGGGGATGGAAGAAAGTTCTTACATTTTATATGAGGTAGTATTGTACATGTCATACTGTGATATGATACATACCTATGGCAAgcactaaaataataatttaaagaagAATAGCTAAAATGTTAACAGAGGAATAGAAGTGGGATATTAAAGATAGTCTGGATAACCAaagagagcaagaaataaaagagagagaaaataaaatacaaatagaaaaatatgttgCAAAGTATAAACACAATATCAATAACTATATAAATTGTTAGCGAACTAAATAATTCAATTGAAATAATTGCCAGGGCTGGAGGAGAAAGATTAAACTCCATGCTTTCTCTGAGAAATTCactttaaattataaaacaaaacaccatATAGATTGAAAACAAATGGTCTGAAACAGATATACCATGCTAAGAATAAGCATTAAAAAGTTAGAAtgattaatataaaaaaataaacttgtaGACAAAGAATATTATCAGAGATAAAGAGTTGAGACATATTTCTTAGTGACTCTAGGGTCAATTTGCAAGACATATCATGTACTCTGAACATGGTATCCATCAATTCTGTGATATTGCATAACCCAAATCTAATTAGTGATCAGGAAACAGAGTAAGTCCAAATTGAGACACTATCTACCTGGTAACTGGAGTGTTCACAAGTGTTGAAGTCCACGAAAGACAAGAAAAGCTTGAGGAACCATTCTTGATTGAAAGAGACCTGAGAGGCATGCAACTAATAAGTGGCTTGCGATCCAGGGAGAGAAAGGACATCACGTGCAAGGTGAGTAAAATCAGAAAGAGGGCTGCAAATTATCTGGCGATATTGTGTCTGTGGTGGCTGCTTGCTTGTCTGGTGAACTGGGAGGTGAGTATCCCACTGCTCGTAAAAGCATGCTGAAGTATGAAAGGGATGAGGCATCAGACTTGCAACTCACTTTCAGATGATTCTGGAGCACATATGTctgcatatctatctatctatctatctatctttcttgtATGTATGTATCCATTAGTgaagtatgtatatatgtaaccaTCCACTATGTATGTagacatgtacatatgtatccatccatccatatacCTGACTacttatgtatctatctatccatccatatctatatacatacatatccatctacatatctatgtatctagtatgtatgtatgtatctatctatctacctatctacccatccctctatctatatatctatctatctgcctaAGAGAGAATGATTAACTTCAGGCAAATGTGATAAGATATTGATGTTGGGGAGTCTGGATGGGGATAGGGGAATTCTTTTGCTCTTCTGGAAGCCCTTCTGTAAGGGTGAAATGGGAAAACAACAAGAGTAACAATAACAATGAGGTTGGGTTGCACCCCAGGAACCCATGAGGTCGGGGGATGAGAGCTAGGAGTGTTGGATGGATGAGGAAAGCATGGCAGGGAGAAGCCAGATGTCCCATTACATAACATTGGAGGAAGACTGTCCCCcttgcttggcttatttcatttagttctCAGAATGGCTGCATGTGAGGAGTACTAGGCTCATCTttattttataggtaaggaaactgggGGCTCAGAGTCATCCATTGAACCAGCATTTCCTTAAGTGCTTACTGTGTGTCAAACATGGGTGAAGTTACACAAAAGCATATTGACTGTGAGGCATGCACATGTGTCACTTAGTGTCAGTACTGGGAGGAAATGCATTAAACATTAATATGCTTAGAGCAGCCATAtttgggtactggggtttcagaAATtaccatttccttcttcctttctctttctttttttttttttagctgtttcTAGTTTTCTACATTAAACACATATTGCCTTTGAAATAAGGGAGGGGGCAAGTATTACTTAAAAAATGAActggcagggtgtggtggcacagatctgtaatcctagctacttaggagaattgtggttcaaggccagcctggaaaaaaagtGTAAGCTTTTTTGGTGGTGAGCTGTAGTGAAATATTTCTCATTATGAAATCACTGTTGCTTGAGAATTGTTTTtgatgtggttttatttttaatcaaagtaGTGGataaatgtttcttaaagtggagAGCTGACATCCACCTCAATTCTCAGACCTGCGTTTCCCACAGGAAGATCAGGGCAGGGTTACCTCCTCCCCTGCAAGTTTTCCAGACCCCTGTGACACCAGCTTCATTGACAAAGATGACATGTGGAACATCCAGTCTCCACCCAAAGGGAGAGGGTGCCCAGGTAAAAGTACAAGTCTAGTCTCCAAAAAAGGGAGGAGGTCAGCCCAGTGGTGTCACTGTGTCACAGGTGAGACACCTATCCATCTAGGACGTCTTCCTCCCCTTTCCTATCCTGAGCACTCTGCAGCAGCCCCCACTCCTGTGGCTTGTGATCTGTCGATATCCCTTGTCAGTCCGCCTCACTGGCCTGAGTGCTTCACAAAGACGGATGCCCCTTGTgcctcagtggttctcaaagctGTAAGAACTTATTTTTCATGAAGCAGGACCTGACTCAGAGCTGTTGGATGAAATTGGTTTTGTAAGCCATCATAGAGTAAATGAGTGAACACAGACTTCAATGCAGGCGCCAAAATGATGCTTTGGAATGATTTATTGGCCTGAGTGATTAAATCATACtgctaattaaaaacaataacaacagacCAGCAAGTACACCTGAAGTCTGTCCTTGTTACAATCATAaatattgacagaaaaaaaaaaaccaaaaactaaatgaaaatacatCTAAAATTGCACACTGGTTGTCTTTGGGTAGTGAGATTGTGGGTGATTTTgatgttttcctattttcttggTGCCTTTAAGCTTTTCTAGAAACAAGTTTTTGttttaggaaaacaatttttGAAGCAATATACAGTATTTCTGAGGGAAAAGGGAACAAAGAATGGTAAATTGCGGTCCTTGATTAGAGATGAAGGGTGAAGGACATTTTGGGTAATAAGATACTTGAGTTAAGGGCTTCTTGACCTCTCACACCAACACAGGATCCCTCCCCGCTGTCCTGCAAGGGCAGTCATCTTCCTAGTGGGCATTTCTCCCTCCTAGCTCCAAACACCATCAGTTGGCATGGCAGGCTATTATTTTTTGCTGCTAGGTTAAAGGGGACAGCCAGAACTTGATCCATTAAACAGAAGGCTTGGGAGAAGAACCAGAAGGAAGAAAACCAGCCATGCCTCATTTTGCCTCTTGTTAATTTCTGCAATAAAGCCATCAGAATTTTCCAACACATCAACTAATGTGCAAAAAATGGAGTTTCTGAAAAgtgttcagaaagaaaagaatggtagCCAGATGCCGATGACTCTCGCCTGCAatcttacctactcaggaggcagagaccaggaggatctcagtttgaagccagcccaggcaaatagttcttgagaccctatctcaaaaaaaaaaaaaatcacataaaagggctggcagagtggctcaaggtataggccctgagtttaaactccaatagtgcaaaaagaaaaaaaaaaaaggatgatagaTAAAAAATGAGGAACCTGTTCCTTTTGTGACTATCAGGAAGCAGAACATTAGCTTGTCTGTGTTCAGCCTCTGCCAGAAGTATTTGATTTTACCAAATATAAAATTCTCTCCATGGGCCTGgtgttgtggctcatgcctgtaatactagctacttgggaaatagaGATCAGAAGTATCAGtgtttgaagccaacccgggcaaaaatttagtgagatcccccatctcaaccaataagctgggtctgatggcaagcacctgtcatcccagctatgaggaaagTGTAAGTAGGAAGATTGCAATCTAGGCCTTtccaggcaaaaagaaagacccCAACTGAAAAACAGCCTAACGCAAAGAaggactagaggtatggttcaagtgtcaggtcctgagttcaaattccagcactgtcaaaacaaaacaaaattctaagGGCTTTCTTATTCCACTGCTTATAGCAGTTCCCAAATCCTATTTCTCAGTGTCAAGTTCATCCACCCTGAGCTCTATGTTCCCCAGAGTTTCCAAGAGTCCAGATCCTGCCGAGGCAGCAGAGTAGGGGAGGCTCCATGAGTGGAGTCGGCTGAAGAAATCGCTGTTTCTCAGTTCATTGGTGGGAGTGTTGGGGTTTGCCACAGTGGCTTAGTTTGCAAATGCTAATATTCACAGATCAACATCCTGTGTGGGTCCAAGCCCTCCCCTGACACCCACTATCTTAATTTCTGGAACATCCCACTTCAGTCCTTTCTACCAGGGAGAAGTCCAGGAAAAAGACTGAAGACCCAGACGTGACTTGGTTTAGGCCACCTTTAAACTTCTGACCCTAAGTGGCTATGATTTCATGCTGTGCCAGGTGTCAGAATCCAGTGGGGAGAGCCACACTGTGTCCATTCCTTGCCTGGTAGTGTGAGTGGCTTGTCACTCCCACAGGGACCTTGGTCAGCCTCCAGTGGTCTTAGTCAGAACCCAGCAGAGAGTTCCTGCTCTCCTGTGGATGGGGACATAGAGCTGACCCTCTCCAGTCTGTCCATGGAGAGGAAGGGCAGCCACATAGCCACGTGCCTTTGGAACAACTGGCGGAGGTATTTCCGGAATCGCTCACCTACGAAGACATAGATGATTGGGTTGGCACAGCAGTGAGTGTAGGCAATGACCTCCGTCACTTGGATGGCCATGTCTAGCTGTTTGCTCTGTTCACACGGATCAGTGAACAGGAGGTTTTGGAAAGCAGCAACAAGTATACACAGATTATAGGGTGtccaaaagaggaagaagataagcataataacaaaaatcagacGGACGGCTTTGACTTTCTTCTCATTGGGTCGTTTGAGCAGAATATTAATGATCCCTGTGTAGCAGACAATCATGACAATAAGAGgtaaaatcaatcctaaaatgtTCAGTTTCAGAGCCTGGAACCGTTTCCAGTCTGTCATGCTTTCAAGAGGGAAATGAGTGCTACAGGTGTAGTGAGTGAACTCCTTCTGGGTCTTGGAAAAGTACAAGCCAGGAATGGAAGCCAAGATGGACACAGCCCAAGTGATGCTACTGGTGATGATGCCAAAGGTGACAGTCCGGGCCCTCAAGGCAAACACAGCATGGACAATGGCCAGGTACCTGTCGATTGTCAACAGAAT is from Castor canadensis chromosome 17, mCasCan1.hap1v2, whole genome shotgun sequence and encodes:
- the Ccr1 gene encoding C-C chemokine receptor type 1; translated protein: MENSSTTEDYITTEYDYGDTAPCQKVDVRAFSAQLLPPLYSLVFIIGLVGNVLVVLVLMQYKRLRSMTSIYLLNLAASDLVFLFTLPFWIDYKLKDNWVFGNGMCKLLSGLYYVGLYSEIFFIILLTIDRYLAIVHAVFALRARTVTFGIITSSITWAVSILASIPGLYFSKTQKEFTHYTCSTHFPLESMTDWKRFQALKLNILGLILPLIVMIVCYTGIINILLKRPNEKKVKAVRLIFVIMLIFFLFWTPYNLCILVAAFQNLLFTDPCEQSKQLDMAIQVTEVIAYTHCCANPIIYVFVGERFRKYLRQLFQRHVAMWLPFLSMDRLERVSSMSPSTGEQELSAGF